A single region of the Raphanus sativus cultivar WK10039 unplaced genomic scaffold, ASM80110v3 Scaffold0349, whole genome shotgun sequence genome encodes:
- the LOC108846785 gene encoding cardosin-E, with amino-acid sequence MGLLSFIWISILMLLCNGENNEGAVKISLKRIKTSLVNVQRNVTLFKTGENRIVLKNLGDVIYYAEIGIGTPTQNFPVMFDTGSADLWVRSKDWPDRTEAEHKLPKYNSTESSSYSENGEPAEIIYAGCAIEGFLSTDDVTVGHMIVNKQDFIEATGEVEEKTYFQFTVYDGVVGLAFQECSVRNTVPVWYNMINQHLVHQEVFSLWLKYYNEQDEEGGAIVFGGIDNAHFRGAHTYVPIIEEYYWEFKMNEILIGGQGTGHCVDGCSVMIDSGESYLIGPSSIIENINIALGADEVANVDCSRVPLMPTVSFTIGERVFSLSTRDYILVHGIGEIATCATKFRIIHDDDDYHNDDLWILGGVFMRPYHTVFDFGNRRIGFAEAVQEPIWDSSIKH; translated from the exons ATGGGactactttcttttatttggATTTCAATCTTGATGCTCCTATGCAATGGAGAAAACAATGAAGGCGCCGTCAAGATAAGCCTGAAAAGAATCAAGACAAGCTTGGTAAATGTTCAGCGTAACGTGACCCTATTTAAAACAGGAGAAAACCGCATTGTACTTAAAAACCTTGGTGATGTAATTTACTATGCGGAAATTGGCATCGGTACACCTACGCAAAACTTTCCAGTTATGTTTGATACCGGAAGCGCAGATTTATGGGTACGCAGTAAAGATTGGCCTGACAGGACAGAAGCGGAACATAAACTTCCAAAATATAATTCTACCGAATCATCATCTTATTCAGAGAACG GTGAACCCGCAGAAATTATCTATGCTGGATGTGCTATTGAGGGTTTCCTTAGTACTGATGACGTAACAGTTGGTCATATGATAGTGAATAAACAA GATTTCATAGAGGCTACCGGGGAAGTAGAAGAAAAAACTTACTTTCAGTTTACTGTTTATGATGGTGTAGTCGGGTTGGCATTCCAAGAGTGTTCTGTGAGGAATACAGTCCCCGTTTG GTACAACATGATCAATCAACATCTAGTCCATCAAGAAGTTTTCTCACTATGGTTGAAATACTACAATGAACAAGACGAAGAAGGCGGAGCCATAGTTTTTGGTGGTATAGACAATGCACATTTCCGAGGTGCACACACATATGTTCCTATCATAGAAGAGTATTACTGGGAATTTAAGATGAATGAGATACTCATTGGAGGACAAGGAACTGGACATTGCGTTGATGGCTGCTCTGTCATGATAGACTCAGGCGAATCTTACCTTATAGGTCCATCG TCAATTATTGAGAATATAAATATAGCTCTTGGGGCGGATGAAGTTGCAAACGTTGACTGCTCTAGGGTTCCTTTGATGCCAACAGTTTCATTCACGATTGGTGAAAGAGTCTTTTCTCTCTCCACGAGAGAT TATATACTGGTGCATGGTATTGGTGAAATAGCTACGTGCGCAACCAAATTCAGGATCATTCATGACGATGATGATTATCATAATGATGATCTCTG GATTTTGGGAGGAGTCTTCATGAGACCTTACCATACAGTTTTCGATTTCGGGAATAGGAGAATTGGGTTTGCTGAAGCGGTTCAGGAACCAATTTGGGATAGTAGTATTAAGCATTAA
- the LOC108845944 gene encoding uncharacterized protein LOC108845944, producing MIVPFLGFFFRLCPNFLPLRIVANEPMNSSDPWRPYEGRACKQIQAKRDWRTMMLNRHALRMKLTFVNQLLMMKCGSKVLRGRSLGHHSQELEYFEAVEGVLKIKDGYNPAT from the exons ATGATTGTTCCGTTTCTCGGATTTTTTTTTCGGCTTTGTCCGAATTTTCTTCCGTTGCGGATAGTAG CTAACGAACCGATGAACTCTTCAGATCCATGGCGACCGTATGAAGGAAGAGCTTGCAAGCAGATTCAAGCAAAACGAGATTGGAGAACGATGATGCTCAACCGCCATGCTTTACG AATGAAACTAACCTTTGTTAATCAGCTTCTGATGATGAAATGTGGAAGCAAAGTTCTACGTGGTAGAAGCCTAGGACATCACTCCCAAGAACTTGAATACTTTGAG GCTGTTGAAGGGGTTCTAAAGATCAAGGACGGATATAATCCTGCAACGTGA